Proteins co-encoded in one Flavobacterium fluviale genomic window:
- a CDS encoding response regulator transcription factor, translated as MNAAIKIALVDDEILFRKGISFLLQREENIDIIFEASNGDELISQLEKNEIKPDIIIMDLKMPVLNGVEATKIIRKSFPEIKIIALTSYDTKSFIANMIQVGAVAYLIKNTTPKDLILTINEVASKGFYYNESVLKTIQDTVVSPKNSKGGLETNFLSPREVEILQLICQQKTTAEIADLLFLSPRTIEGHRNNLLLKTESRNIAGLVVYAIQNDLAVLTI; from the coding sequence ATGAATGCTGCTATTAAAATTGCCTTAGTCGATGATGAAATTTTGTTTCGAAAAGGCATTTCTTTTTTACTTCAAAGGGAAGAAAACATCGATATTATTTTTGAAGCTTCAAACGGAGACGAACTTATTTCTCAGTTAGAAAAAAACGAAATAAAACCAGATATCATTATAATGGACCTTAAAATGCCGGTTTTGAACGGTGTTGAAGCCACAAAAATTATTAGAAAATCATTTCCGGAGATTAAGATCATTGCTTTGACTAGTTATGATACTAAATCCTTCATAGCCAATATGATTCAGGTAGGTGCAGTTGCTTATTTAATAAAAAATACGACACCAAAAGATCTAATTCTCACTATTAACGAGGTGGCATCCAAAGGGTTTTATTACAATGAAAGTGTTTTGAAAACAATTCAAGATACAGTAGTTTCTCCTAAAAATTCAAAAGGTGGTTTAGAAACTAATTTTCTTTCGCCTCGCGAAGTCGAAATACTTCAATTAATCTGCCAGCAGAAAACTACTGCAGAAATTGCAGACCTCCTTTTCTTAAGTCCGAGAACTATAGAAGGACACAGAAATAATTTGCTTCTTAAAACAGAATCACGAAACATCGCTGGTTTAGTGGTATACGCGATTCAAAATGATTTAGCGGTTTTAACAATCTAA
- a CDS encoding DMT family transporter — translation MRNDNLKSYLNLHLIVFIWGFTAILGALITIDAENLVWFRMLLAGIFLGGFIAFKKQSFQVPIKEFFKLIFVGLLIALHWIFFFKAIHVSNVSITLSIFSLGAFFASLLEPLFYGRKVLWYEVFFGLIIIAGLGLILQVEIKYLQGVYFALASIILGVLFTLMNGKLIADHEPSVITFYEFGAGVFFITIYFLFQGKFTADFFTMSLNNWVLLLILSSICTAYAFTASVKVMQRLTPYTVMLTTNLEPVYGIVLAYFILGGKEKMSVEFYIGAVIIIITVILNGVFKHYQNKKQNL, via the coding sequence ATGCGAAACGATAATTTAAAAAGTTATTTAAATCTTCATTTAATTGTTTTTATCTGGGGGTTTACAGCCATTTTGGGCGCTTTAATTACTATTGATGCCGAAAATCTGGTTTGGTTTAGAATGCTGCTGGCTGGGATTTTTCTTGGCGGTTTTATTGCTTTTAAAAAACAATCTTTTCAAGTTCCGATAAAAGAATTTTTTAAGTTAATCTTTGTTGGATTACTGATTGCACTTCATTGGATTTTCTTTTTCAAAGCTATTCATGTTTCAAATGTTTCTATTACACTTTCTATTTTTTCCTTAGGAGCATTTTTTGCCTCTTTATTAGAGCCATTATTCTACGGAAGAAAAGTATTATGGTACGAAGTTTTTTTTGGACTCATAATTATTGCAGGTTTAGGATTGATTCTTCAGGTAGAAATAAAATATCTTCAAGGTGTTTATTTTGCTTTGGCTTCTATAATATTGGGAGTTTTATTTACGCTAATGAATGGAAAATTAATAGCTGATCATGAACCTTCGGTAATCACATTTTATGAGTTTGGCGCTGGGGTTTTCTTTATTACAATTTATTTTTTATTTCAAGGAAAATTTACTGCAGACTTTTTTACTATGTCTTTGAATAACTGGGTCTTATTATTGATTTTGTCGTCAATATGTACAGCTTACGCTTTTACTGCTTCAGTAAAAGTTATGCAGCGTTTAACCCCATATACAGTAATGTTAACGACTAACTTAGAGCCTGTTTATGGTATCGTTTTAGCGTATTTTATTTTAGGCGGAAAAGAAAAAATGAGTGTCGAATTTTATATTGGAGCTGTCATAATTATCATAACAGTTATTCTAAATGGTGTTTTTAAACATTATCAGAATAAGAAACAAAACTTGTAA
- a CDS encoding acetyl-CoA carboxylase carboxyltransferase subunit alpha, whose product MEYLDFELPIKELEEQLEKCVIIGKESDVDVTPTCKEINKKLVETKKEIYKNLTAWQRVQLSRHPNRPYTLDYIKAICGDTFLELHGDRGFKDDKAMVGGLGKVNGQSFMIIGQQKGFNTKTRQYRNFGMANPEGYRKALRLMKMAEKFGIPVLTLVDTPGAYPGLEAEERGQGEAIARNIFEMVRLQVPIITIIVGEGASGGALGIGVGDKVYMLENTWYSVISPESCSSILWKSWEYKERAAEALKLTSSDMKKQKLVDDVIPEPLGGAHYDRETTFKTVAEYITKGYNELKDLSTADLIAQRMDKYSNMGEYKE is encoded by the coding sequence ATGGAATATTTAGATTTTGAGCTTCCAATTAAAGAACTTGAAGAACAGTTAGAAAAGTGCGTTATTATTGGAAAAGAATCTGACGTTGATGTAACGCCGACTTGCAAGGAAATCAACAAAAAATTAGTCGAGACTAAAAAAGAAATATATAAAAACCTTACCGCTTGGCAGCGTGTACAATTGTCAAGACACCCAAATAGACCTTACACTTTAGATTATATCAAAGCAATCTGTGGAGATACTTTTTTAGAACTTCATGGAGACAGAGGTTTTAAAGATGATAAAGCTATGGTTGGCGGACTTGGAAAAGTAAACGGGCAATCGTTTATGATTATTGGTCAGCAAAAAGGTTTTAATACTAAAACACGTCAATATCGTAATTTTGGTATGGCTAATCCAGAAGGATACCGTAAAGCTTTGCGTTTGATGAAAATGGCAGAGAAATTCGGAATTCCAGTTTTAACTTTAGTAGATACTCCGGGTGCATATCCAGGACTTGAAGCTGAAGAAAGAGGACAAGGAGAAGCTATCGCAAGAAATATTTTCGAAATGGTTCGTCTGCAGGTGCCAATTATCACTATCATTGTTGGTGAAGGTGCTTCTGGAGGAGCTTTAGGAATTGGTGTGGGAGATAAAGTTTATATGTTAGAAAATACTTGGTATTCTGTAATTTCTCCAGAATCTTGTTCTTCTATATTATGGAAGAGCTGGGAATACAAAGAGCGCGCAGCTGAAGCTTTGAAATTAACTTCTTCTGACATGAAAAAACAAAAATTAGTTGATGATGTGATTCCAGAACCACTAGGCGGAGCGCACTACGACCGTGAAACAACTTTCAAAACGGTTGCAGAATACATCACTAAAGGATATAATGAATTAAAAGACTTATCAACAGCCGACTTAATTGCCCAAAGAATGGACAAATACAGTAATATGGGCGAGTATAAAGAGTAA
- a CDS encoding sensor histidine kinase gives MKLNSLPEKEIVAIILYTSLFFMIVAVILIVFFYFSRKKIIQKELEKKDLILQYQKEQLHAVIFTQEEERKRIAQDLHDDISSKLNIVSLNSHLLTAPNLTEAETAEITENIINLTTKALENSRKIAHNLLPPVFEKFGLNAGVEELCEEFESSKSVKTHYKNEIDFDENDIDRHLHVFRILQELMNNSLRHGKATEIWISFVKEEGVNICNYEDNGIGFDNSNADNQKGLGMKNIDSRISFLGGSINITSEVNNGIVVNFTF, from the coding sequence ATGAAATTAAATTCACTTCCAGAAAAAGAAATTGTTGCTATAATTTTATATACATCTCTTTTCTTCATGATTGTAGCGGTTATTTTAATCGTGTTTTTTTACTTTTCTAGAAAAAAAATCATTCAAAAAGAGTTAGAGAAAAAAGATTTAATACTGCAATATCAAAAAGAGCAGTTACATGCTGTGATTTTTACACAAGAAGAAGAACGAAAGAGAATTGCGCAGGATCTTCATGATGATATTAGTTCAAAATTAAACATTGTTTCCTTAAATAGTCACTTACTAACGGCTCCAAACCTTACAGAAGCAGAAACTGCGGAAATAACAGAAAATATTATCAATTTAACTACTAAGGCATTAGAAAATTCTAGAAAAATTGCCCATAATTTGCTGCCTCCAGTTTTCGAAAAGTTTGGTTTGAATGCGGGGGTAGAAGAATTATGTGAAGAATTTGAAAGCAGTAAATCTGTAAAAACGCATTATAAAAACGAGATTGATTTTGATGAGAATGACATCGATAGACATCTTCATGTGTTTAGAATTCTGCAAGAACTGATGAATAATTCTCTTCGACATGGAAAAGCGACAGAAATATGGATCTCTTTTGTCAAAGAAGAAGGGGTTAATATTTGTAATTATGAAGATAACGGAATTGGTTTTGACAACTCGAATGCAGACAATCAAAAAGGCTTGGGAATGAAAAATATTGACAGCCGTATCTCGTTTTTGGGAGGATCAATAAATATTACATCTGAAGTAAATAACGGAATCGTAGTAAATTTTACATTTTAA
- the dnaB gene encoding replicative DNA helicase: MENFKNLNPVKVDKTTIINLEKGKLPPQVIDLEEAVLGAMMIDKKGVDDVIDILQPDAFYKDAHKHIFEAILQLFTETQPIDILTVSTQLKKNGKLDLAGGDFYLIQLTQKIASSAHIEFHSRIILQKFIQRSLIRISSEIIEESYDETTDVFDLLDKAESKLYEVTQGNIKRSSETAQSLVLQAKKRIEEIAGKEGLSGVATGFEKLDEVTSGWQPSDLIIIAARPGMGKTAFVLSMARNVSIQFGHAVAIFSLEMASVQLITRLISSETGLSSEKLRTGKLEKHEWEQLSTKVKNLEKAPLFIDDTPSLSIFDLRAKCRRLASQHGIKLIIIDYLQLMTAGGSGKGGGNREQEISTISRNLKALAKELNVPVIALSQLSRAVETRGSSKRPLLSDLRESGAIEQDADIVSFIYRPEYYKIEEWDDDEQSSTAGQAEFIIAKHRNGGLENIRLKFLGHLGKFDNLEDFTGGYDDLPSKMNHDDNPFITKNLPSANEAFGSNLNDDDDDSDVPF; the protein is encoded by the coding sequence ATGGAAAATTTCAAAAACTTAAACCCTGTAAAGGTAGATAAAACCACAATTATTAACTTAGAAAAAGGTAAGCTTCCTCCACAAGTAATTGATTTGGAAGAGGCTGTGCTTGGCGCTATGATGATTGACAAAAAAGGGGTAGATGATGTAATTGATATTTTACAGCCCGATGCTTTTTACAAAGATGCACACAAACACATTTTTGAAGCGATTTTACAGCTCTTTACCGAAACACAGCCAATTGATATATTGACAGTTTCGACTCAATTAAAGAAAAATGGAAAATTAGATTTAGCAGGAGGAGATTTTTATTTAATTCAGCTTACGCAGAAAATTGCTTCGTCTGCGCATATCGAATTTCACTCTCGTATTATTCTTCAAAAATTTATTCAAAGAAGTTTGATTAGAATTTCTTCTGAAATTATCGAAGAATCTTATGATGAAACTACAGACGTATTTGATTTGCTGGATAAAGCAGAATCTAAATTATATGAAGTAACTCAGGGAAATATCAAACGTAGTTCTGAAACTGCTCAGAGTTTAGTTCTTCAGGCGAAAAAACGTATTGAAGAAATTGCTGGAAAAGAAGGTTTGAGTGGTGTTGCAACTGGTTTTGAAAAGTTAGATGAAGTAACTTCCGGATGGCAGCCTTCCGATTTAATTATTATTGCGGCTCGTCCTGGTATGGGTAAAACGGCTTTCGTACTTTCGATGGCAAGAAACGTGAGTATTCAGTTCGGTCACGCAGTAGCGATTTTCTCTCTGGAGATGGCGTCGGTTCAGTTAATTACCAGGCTTATTTCTTCTGAAACGGGATTGTCTTCAGAAAAATTAAGAACAGGAAAATTAGAAAAACACGAGTGGGAACAATTAAGTACTAAGGTTAAAAACTTAGAAAAAGCCCCATTGTTTATTGATGATACACCTTCGCTTTCTATATTCGATTTACGTGCAAAATGCCGTCGTCTGGCTTCGCAGCACGGAATTAAATTAATTATTATTGACTACTTGCAGTTAATGACTGCAGGAGGTAGTGGTAAAGGAGGAGGAAACCGTGAGCAGGAGATTTCGACAATCTCCCGAAACTTAAAGGCTTTGGCAAAAGAGCTAAACGTACCGGTTATTGCACTTTCTCAGTTATCGCGTGCCGTTGAAACCCGTGGATCTAGTAAAAGACCTTTACTTTCGGATCTTCGTGAATCTGGAGCGATTGAGCAGGATGCCGATATTGTATCGTTTATTTATCGTCCGGAATATTATAAAATTGAAGAATGGGATGATGACGAACAATCTTCTACAGCGGGTCAGGCAGAATTTATTATAGCCAAGCACCGTAATGGTGGTTTGGAAAATATCCGTTTAAAGTTCTTAGGGCATCTTGGTAAGTTCGATAATCTTGAAGACTTTACGGGAGGTTATGACGATTTACCTTCAAAAATGAATCATGATGATAACCCTTTTATAACCAAAAATTTACCTTCAGCTAATGAAGCATTTGGTAGTAATTTGAACGATGACGATGATGACAGCGATGTTCCATTCTAA